The Mesorhizobium loti genome includes a region encoding these proteins:
- a CDS encoding IS66 family transposase: protein MVLPGLALPDDVDALKAMILSMAREQAASEARIAVADARIAASEAEVARLKAVEKSASERIANLTSILKVLQRTQHGTRSERLRLAIDDEQASFAFEEVETGLSEIRSELDRAVGNKPKRAPRPRKGFAAHLERIEEVVEPEIPADCEGLEKVLIGEDRSERLDVVPPKFQVIVTRRPKYAFRGRDGVVQALAPAHIIESGLPTERLLAYIAVSKYADGLPLYRQEAIYLRDGVEISRSLMAQWMGHLGFELQMLADYILERIKEGERVFADETTLPTLAPGSGKTTKAWLWAYARDDRPYGGTSPPMVAYRFEDSRGADCVARHLAGFSGILQVDGYSAYTNLVKARAKAGSNETIRLAGCWAHLRRKFYDLHISGVSQAATDSIIAMTELWKVEDEVRGKDAGSRAALRQEKSVAIVASLFDLWEAELGKVSGKSKTAEAIRYALTRREALERFLMDGRIEIDSNIVERAIRPQTITRKNSLFAGSHGGGRTWATVATLLQTCKMNSVDPLDWLSQTLTRIAQGWPASEIEMLMPWNFRPDVIG from the coding sequence ATGGTTCTACCGGGTCTTGCCCTTCCCGACGACGTTGATGCGCTGAAGGCGATGATCCTTTCCATGGCTCGCGAGCAGGCTGCAAGCGAGGCCCGGATCGCAGTCGCCGACGCTCGGATCGCAGCATCTGAGGCGGAGGTCGCCCGGCTGAAAGCTGTCGAGAAAAGCGCCAGCGAGCGGATCGCCAATCTCACGTCAATCCTGAAAGTTTTACAGCGCACGCAACATGGCACGCGTTCCGAGCGGCTACGCCTGGCCATCGACGACGAGCAGGCCTCCTTTGCCTTCGAAGAGGTCGAGACCGGCCTTTCGGAAATCCGGAGCGAACTCGACCGCGCGGTCGGGAACAAGCCGAAGCGCGCCCCGCGTCCGCGCAAGGGCTTTGCTGCCCACCTCGAACGCATCGAGGAGGTCGTCGAGCCGGAAATCCCGGCCGACTGCGAGGGGCTTGAAAAGGTTCTGATCGGCGAGGATCGATCCGAGCGGCTGGACGTCGTGCCGCCGAAGTTCCAGGTCATCGTCACGCGCCGTCCCAAATACGCCTTCCGGGGCCGTGACGGCGTGGTCCAGGCTCTGGCGCCGGCGCACATCATCGAAAGCGGCCTGCCGACGGAGCGGCTGCTCGCCTATATCGCCGTCTCCAAATACGCCGACGGCCTCCCGCTTTATCGGCAGGAGGCGATCTATCTGCGCGACGGCGTCGAGATCAGCCGGTCGTTGATGGCGCAATGGATGGGGCATCTGGGCTTCGAGCTGCAGATGCTTGCTGATTACATACTGGAGCGCATCAAGGAGGGCGAAAGGGTCTTCGCCGACGAGACGACCTTGCCCACCCTTGCCCCTGGTTCCGGGAAAACCACGAAAGCCTGGTTGTGGGCCTACGCACGGGATGACCGACCCTATGGCGGAACCAGTCCGCCAATGGTTGCCTATCGTTTTGAAGACAGCAGAGGTGCGGATTGCGTGGCGCGCCACCTCGCCGGATTCAGCGGTATCCTGCAAGTGGATGGCTACTCGGCCTATACCAACCTGGTCAAGGCACGGGCCAAAGCCGGCAGCAATGAAACAATCCGGCTCGCCGGGTGCTGGGCTCACCTGCGGCGCAAATTCTACGACCTGCACATCAGCGGGGTCTCGCAGGCCGCGACGGATTCGATCATCGCCATGACCGAATTGTGGAAGGTCGAGGACGAGGTTCGCGGCAAGGATGCCGGAAGCCGCGCCGCGCTGCGTCAGGAAAAGTCCGTGGCCATTGTCGCGAGCCTCTTCGATCTATGGGAAGCGGAACTGGGCAAGGTCTCCGGAAAATCCAAGACCGCCGAGGCGATCCGCTACGCGCTCACCCGGCGGGAGGCGCTGGAACGCTTTCTGATGGACGGTCGCATCGAAATCGACTCCAATATCGTCGAGCGTGCAATCAGGCCCCAGACGATCACGCGAAAGAATAGTCTATTCGCCGGCAGCCACGGCGGTGGACGAACCTGGGCGACGGTAGCCACCTTGCTGCAAACCTGCAAAATGAACAGCGTCGATCCGCTCGACTGGCTCTCGCAGACCTTGACCCGCATCGCTCAAGGCTGGCCGGCATCCGAAATCGAAATGCTCATGCCTTGGAACTTTAGGCCTGACGTTATCGGCTGA
- the tnpB gene encoding IS66 family insertion sequence element accessory protein TnpB, which produces MIASGVVVYVSCQPVDFRKGAASLMALVRDGGLDPFSGALHVFRSKRADRVRIVWWDGSGVCLYSKTLEDHSFCWPGISAARMRLDHAQLMALLAGLDWKKIRPARVRRPLSTG; this is translated from the coding sequence ATGATCGCTTCCGGTGTGGTGGTTTACGTGTCGTGCCAGCCGGTCGACTTCCGCAAGGGCGCGGCATCTTTGATGGCGCTGGTCAGGGATGGCGGCCTGGACCCATTCTCGGGGGCACTTCACGTATTCCGTTCGAAGCGTGCGGACCGGGTTCGCATCGTGTGGTGGGACGGCAGCGGGGTTTGTCTTTATTCGAAGACTCTGGAAGATCACAGCTTCTGCTGGCCGGGGATATCGGCCGCGCGCATGCGTCTCGACCACGCCCAGTTGATGGCGCTTCTGGCCGGACTGGACTGGAAAAAGATTCGTCCGGCCAGGGTCAGGCGGCCGTTATCGACGGGCTGA
- a CDS encoding transposase, translating into MSDSMSHHRTFEILTAEPVPSRRKPRHRSDEEKARLVAEAFSPGGNVSAVARSEGLDPSQLYAWRRKALSSGMVAPLTEGASKPAKFTRFEAVGSDTVEIVIGDAVVRAGGDVDPDRLARIIRAVRKA; encoded by the coding sequence ATGAGCGACAGTATGAGCCATCATCGAACATTCGAGATTTTGACGGCGGAGCCTGTGCCGTCCCGACGCAAGCCGCGCCATCGGTCGGACGAAGAGAAGGCACGGCTTGTCGCCGAAGCGTTCTCGCCAGGGGGCAATGTCTCGGCGGTTGCGCGTTCCGAGGGGCTGGACCCCTCGCAGCTCTATGCGTGGCGCCGCAAGGCGCTTTCGTCGGGCATGGTTGCGCCACTGACGGAGGGAGCGAGCAAGCCGGCGAAGTTCACGCGCTTTGAAGCGGTGGGCAGCGACACGGTGGAAATCGTCATTGGCGACGCAGTGGTGCGCGCCGGCGGCGATGTCGATCCCGATCGCCTGGCGAGGATCATCCGCGCGGTTCGTAAGGCATGA
- a CDS encoding molybdopterin-dependent oxidoreductase, which produces MSRRLSHAHWGTFEANLRGGRIDSVSPFGHDSHPSALIQSVPSAVHAASRVAQPMVREGYLLRGPGDLSRRRGAEPFVPVSWEEVLQLVSQQLRDVKEEHGNKAIFGGSYGWSSAGRINHARTLVHRFLYGFGGCVDQVTNYSWGAAAVLLPHIVGGIEAVAGPVTDWPSIIKNTKLMVLFGGAAEKNMLITTGGAGNHESPGWLKQARDAGVEFVSISPLKRDCSDWLGAEWLPIRPGADTALMLAFARTLIVNDRVDLAFMDKCTVGYERFRDYVLGLTDGRPKSPAWASGLTGIDADRISGLALRMADARTMLSATWSLQRKRVGIPT; this is translated from the coding sequence ATGAGCCGCAGGCTGAGCCACGCGCATTGGGGAACATTCGAAGCGAACCTGAGGGGCGGCCGGATCGATTCTGTCTCGCCCTTCGGCCATGACAGCCACCCATCGGCTCTGATCCAGTCCGTTCCGAGCGCCGTGCATGCCGCCTCGCGCGTAGCGCAGCCGATGGTGCGCGAGGGTTATCTGCTGCGAGGGCCAGGCGACCTGTCCCGGCGGCGCGGAGCCGAGCCGTTTGTTCCGGTAAGCTGGGAGGAGGTGCTTCAGCTGGTCTCGCAGCAACTGCGCGACGTGAAGGAAGAGCATGGCAACAAGGCGATTTTCGGCGGTTCGTATGGATGGTCGAGCGCAGGGCGGATCAATCACGCCCGCACACTTGTCCATCGTTTCCTGTACGGGTTCGGCGGTTGCGTCGATCAGGTGACCAATTACAGCTGGGGTGCGGCGGCAGTGCTGCTGCCGCACATCGTAGGCGGCATCGAAGCCGTTGCAGGGCCTGTCACCGACTGGCCGAGCATCATCAAGAACACGAAGCTCATGGTTCTGTTCGGCGGCGCGGCCGAAAAGAACATGCTCATCACCACCGGAGGCGCCGGTAACCACGAGAGTCCGGGCTGGCTCAAACAGGCCCGGGACGCAGGCGTCGAATTCGTGTCGATCAGTCCTCTCAAACGCGACTGTAGTGACTGGCTTGGTGCCGAGTGGCTGCCGATCAGGCCGGGCGCCGATACCGCTCTCATGCTGGCGTTCGCGCGCACCTTGATTGTCAATGACCGTGTCGACCTCGCCTTCATGGACAAGTGCACTGTCGGCTACGAGCGTTTCCGCGACTATGTTCTCGGTCTCACGGACGGCAGACCAAAATCCCCGGCTTGGGCCTCTGGCCTCACCGGCATTGATGCGGACAGGATTTCTGGTCTGGCGCTGCGCATGGCCGACGCCCGCACGATGCTTTCAGCAACCTGGTCATTGCAGCGTAAGCGCGTAGGCATCCCCACGTAG
- a CDS encoding IclR family transcriptional regulator, with the protein MKTLDTALKLLKLFETEEQTLSVTEIAEATALPKSKVSRLLADFRANGFLEQDEQTRRYRVGLAAFELGSNYIKSQPLAHAALPVLRQIVERTGHSTTLSVMRGDLILHILAVEGPHYIDGRWRVGNRLPFHATSAGKVLLAGLTPAGFEAFVANRRLDPITPSTVTDPEVFRRQIEETRDSGVSLTRGESAPGLSAIAVPVLGRSNDTVAALGLIIPDRFFAEEETDSLIALLHEEARTLSIKCGAADYPFGSASTSPKPALARSAAPV; encoded by the coding sequence ATGAAAACGCTCGATACAGCGCTCAAACTGCTCAAGCTGTTCGAAACCGAGGAACAGACGCTTTCGGTGACGGAAATCGCCGAAGCGACGGCCCTGCCGAAAAGCAAGGTATCGCGGCTGCTTGCCGACTTTCGCGCCAACGGCTTTCTGGAGCAGGACGAACAGACGCGCCGTTACCGCGTTGGCCTTGCCGCGTTTGAGCTAGGCTCCAACTACATCAAGTCGCAGCCGCTGGCGCACGCGGCCCTGCCGGTATTGCGACAGATCGTCGAGAGAACGGGTCATTCGACAACGCTCAGCGTGATGCGTGGCGATCTCATCCTGCACATCCTCGCCGTCGAAGGTCCGCACTATATCGACGGCCGCTGGCGCGTCGGCAATAGACTGCCATTCCACGCAACGTCCGCCGGCAAGGTCCTGCTCGCGGGCCTGACGCCGGCTGGTTTCGAGGCGTTTGTCGCCAATCGTCGCCTTGATCCGATCACGCCTTCCACCGTGACGGATCCCGAGGTGTTTCGGCGCCAGATCGAGGAGACAAGAGACAGCGGCGTCTCGCTGACCCGAGGGGAGAGCGCTCCTGGATTGTCTGCGATTGCCGTTCCGGTGCTGGGGCGCTCGAACGACACCGTCGCTGCCCTCGGCCTCATCATTCCCGACCGGTTCTTTGCTGAGGAGGAGACGGATTCACTGATCGCGTTGCTGCACGAAGAAGCGCGAACGCTGTCGATCAAATGCGGCGCCGCCGACTACCCGTTCGGCTCTGCCAGCACTTCACCCAAGCCTGCTCTGGCAAGGTCGGCCGCGCCAGTCTGA
- a CDS encoding urea carboxylase-associated family protein — protein MSHAETTVIPARKGIAFQVRRGSRLKIINTHGSQVLDTWAFALNDMKEYMSMEHTRSSTSRIIPATGDTYVSNLFTPMLTVIEDTSPGIHDTLMCCCSRKTYERLKYEGYHDNCNDNFHAALASVGKQLAFTPGPLNLFMNFPVSGAGVITREPPVSRPGDHVLFDVKADLLMVISACPQDIQTVNGAGKMPTDAAFQILN, from the coding sequence ATGAGCCATGCCGAAACAACCGTCATCCCGGCCCGCAAAGGCATTGCCTTCCAGGTGCGTCGCGGGAGCCGGCTGAAGATCATCAACACGCACGGGTCGCAGGTGCTTGACACCTGGGCCTTCGCTCTCAATGACATGAAGGAGTACATGTCGATGGAGCATACGCGATCATCGACCAGCCGCATCATCCCGGCTACCGGCGACACCTATGTGAGCAACCTGTTCACCCCGATGCTCACGGTGATCGAGGACACGTCGCCGGGCATCCATGACACGTTGATGTGCTGCTGCAGCCGCAAGACCTATGAGCGGTTGAAATACGAAGGCTACCACGACAATTGCAACGACAACTTTCACGCCGCGCTGGCAAGCGTTGGCAAGCAGTTGGCCTTCACACCCGGACCGCTCAACCTGTTCATGAACTTTCCGGTGTCAGGCGCAGGCGTCATCACCCGCGAGCCTCCGGTCTCACGGCCGGGCGACCATGTTCTCTTCGATGTGAAGGCGGATCTGCTGATGGTTATTTCGGCTTGTCCGCAGGACATCCAGACGGTCAACGGCGCGGGCAAGATGCCGACTGACGCCGCGTTCCAGATCCTGAACTGA
- a CDS encoding ABC transporter ATP-binding protein → MASDVALEISDWSVGYLDHPIVRDFSAVFATGSVTSLIGGNGAGKSTLLKSIFGLNKHFSGKLTFEGKSVEGLSPAARLKTGIGIVPQGRCNFPQMTVHENLEMGAYLLPRTRASAAIESVIELFPMLRRKWRQLAGNLSGGEQQILETAMVLENSPRLLLLDEPSLGLSPRMQSEVFETVNSIRSKGVTVIMAEQNVFGSLMISDRAIVLELGRKFADGPASDVMHDPRIKAAFLGGEPVVETTDI, encoded by the coding sequence ATGGCCAGTGACGTCGCACTCGAAATCAGCGACTGGTCGGTCGGCTACCTCGATCATCCGATCGTGCGCGACTTCTCGGCGGTCTTCGCTACCGGTTCGGTGACCAGCCTGATCGGCGGCAATGGCGCCGGGAAATCGACGCTGCTCAAATCCATTTTCGGCCTCAACAAACACTTCTCCGGAAAGCTGACCTTCGAGGGCAAGTCCGTTGAGGGACTGTCGCCCGCTGCAAGGCTCAAGACCGGTATCGGCATCGTGCCCCAGGGGCGGTGCAACTTTCCCCAGATGACCGTTCACGAAAACCTGGAGATGGGCGCATACCTTCTGCCGCGGACAAGGGCGTCGGCCGCGATCGAGAGCGTGATCGAACTCTTCCCGATGCTGCGCCGCAAATGGCGCCAGCTTGCCGGCAATCTGAGCGGCGGCGAACAGCAGATCCTGGAAACGGCGATGGTGCTTGAAAACAGCCCCAGGCTTCTTCTGCTCGATGAGCCGTCACTGGGCCTTTCACCGAGGATGCAGTCGGAGGTGTTCGAGACGGTGAATTCGATCCGGAGCAAAGGCGTGACTGTCATCATGGCGGAACAGAATGTGTTCGGATCGCTGATGATCTCGGACCGCGCGATCGTCCTGGAACTCGGCCGCAAATTCGCCGACGGCCCCGCAAGCGACGTCATGCATGATCCCCGTATCAAGGCTGCCTTCCTCGGCGGCGAGCCGGTGGTCGAAACGACAGACATATGA
- a CDS encoding ABC transporter ATP-binding protein, producing the protein MPSQQPLLSVEGLSKSFSGIRAVDDLTFVVERGEILGLIGPNGSGKSTSIDCITGFTRADQGSVLLDGKRLTGARAEQIAQAGLSRTFQNVRVYDRLTLMENVLIARQAYDGVPWWQALAGTQACRGAERRASERGRELIHLVGLATMSAFPAAFLSYGQKKLLALAMALMSNPKIVILDEPLAGVNPTVIRRIAGLIQSLNGDGQTFIIVEHNVQFIMEHCSRVVVMEQGRKLAEGPPSLIKEDERVLHAYLGKADAVAMELAFHGQ; encoded by the coding sequence ATGCCGTCACAGCAGCCACTTCTTTCGGTTGAGGGCCTCAGCAAATCATTTTCCGGCATCAGGGCGGTCGATGACCTGACATTCGTGGTCGAGCGGGGCGAGATCCTGGGTCTGATCGGACCAAACGGATCGGGCAAGAGCACCTCCATCGACTGTATCACCGGCTTCACGAGGGCGGACCAAGGCTCCGTGTTGCTTGACGGGAAGCGGCTGACTGGCGCGCGCGCCGAGCAGATCGCCCAGGCAGGCCTTTCCCGAACGTTCCAGAATGTGCGCGTCTATGACCGGCTGACACTCATGGAAAATGTGCTGATCGCGCGCCAGGCCTATGACGGCGTCCCTTGGTGGCAGGCGCTGGCCGGCACGCAGGCCTGCCGCGGTGCCGAGCGTCGGGCCAGCGAGCGCGGCCGCGAGCTGATCCATCTGGTGGGGCTGGCGACGATGTCGGCCTTCCCGGCCGCGTTCCTGTCCTACGGGCAAAAGAAGCTGCTCGCGCTGGCGATGGCCCTGATGTCCAATCCGAAAATCGTCATTCTCGACGAGCCGCTGGCTGGCGTTAACCCGACGGTCATCAGGAGGATCGCCGGCCTCATCCAATCACTCAACGGCGACGGTCAGACATTCATCATAGTAGAGCACAACGTTCAGTTCATCATGGAACACTGTTCCCGGGTGGTGGTGATGGAGCAGGGTCGAAAGCTCGCCGAGGGGCCGCCGTCCCTCATCAAGGAGGACGAGCGTGTGCTGCACGCCTATCTTGGCAAGGCCGACGCCGTAGCGATGGAGCTAGCATTCCATGGCCAGTGA
- a CDS encoding branched-chain amino acid ABC transporter permease, with protein MAAASMNSPWPPLRRLGLSAGAVILLTLPLWSPSDYITGIATLAIFFAVASTGLNVVYGYAGLLSFAQVGFWGLGAYVSALLVTDHGFSPWTAIGCAGAVCVVTSLVGGLAALRVSRDAFVVITLSFSLLLQLLARSWTSLTRGAMGIPGLPSPQVRLGDTILLDGNTASGFYWIALGCGALVVAATWWLLRSRVGRAFVAVNLDENLARSQGISVFLHQLSAFALSALIGGLAGALYVFKLGIVDPGIFDIYYAQMMLIIVIVGGAGHFWFVLLMSFVFTALPELLRLAPELRMILFGLVLVITIQFMPQGLGGYLADRRNRMLRRTE; from the coding sequence ATGGCCGCCGCCAGCATGAATTCGCCCTGGCCTCCCTTGCGTCGGCTTGGACTGTCGGCAGGTGCCGTCATCCTGCTTACGCTCCCACTCTGGTCGCCATCGGACTACATCACCGGCATCGCGACGCTTGCCATCTTCTTCGCCGTCGCCAGCACCGGGCTCAACGTGGTCTATGGCTATGCCGGCCTGCTGTCGTTCGCGCAGGTCGGGTTCTGGGGCCTTGGGGCGTATGTATCGGCTCTGCTGGTCACCGATCACGGCTTTTCGCCGTGGACGGCCATTGGCTGTGCGGGTGCCGTGTGCGTTGTGACCTCGCTTGTCGGCGGGCTTGCCGCGCTACGCGTTTCGCGCGATGCGTTCGTCGTCATCACGCTCAGTTTCAGCCTGCTTCTGCAGCTGCTCGCACGCAGCTGGACATCTCTGACCCGCGGCGCCATGGGCATTCCCGGTCTGCCGTCTCCGCAGGTTCGCCTGGGTGATACGATCCTGCTGGATGGCAACACGGCATCGGGTTTCTACTGGATCGCGCTGGGCTGCGGTGCCCTGGTCGTCGCGGCGACCTGGTGGCTTCTTCGATCGCGCGTCGGCAGGGCGTTCGTCGCGGTCAACCTCGATGAGAATCTGGCGCGATCGCAAGGGATTTCCGTTTTCCTTCACCAGCTGTCGGCCTTCGCTCTTTCGGCTCTCATCGGCGGCCTCGCCGGCGCGCTCTACGTCTTCAAGCTCGGCATCGTCGATCCCGGCATCTTCGACATCTACTATGCGCAGATGATGTTGATCATCGTCATTGTCGGAGGCGCCGGTCACTTCTGGTTCGTGCTGTTGATGAGCTTTGTCTTCACCGCGCTGCCCGAACTGCTGCGCCTCGCACCGGAACTGCGCATGATCCTGTTTGGACTTGTGCTGGTCATAACCATCCAGTTCATGCCCCAGGGGCTGGGCGGATATCTGGCCGATCGCCGAAACCGTATGCTGAGGAGGACCGAATAA
- a CDS encoding branched-chain amino acid ABC transporter permease: MLVSTLILNGLVMGAIYALIGVGLSLIFGVLEIVNFAHGQIYTLGALALALLVGHFGFGFLPAAFVSALGVAAFGYLLYVLFLRHIRKGEFERGIILTLGIGIVVQNALIYFYGATPQIVDTEFSFKDISFLGLRVEMIKAIAVGFAIVSITTLHLVLTRTRFGMAIRALSQNREAALVVGMRPTVIAGHAVVIGTALAGLAGAVLAPVFTVHPLMGAPILFKAFAIVIIGGLGHLPGAVVASLIIGVSESLAGGLGSASLQDAAVFLVMIAMLQFRPMGLFGKGVRI; encoded by the coding sequence ATGCTTGTCTCGACACTCATTCTAAACGGCCTGGTGATGGGCGCGATCTACGCGCTCATCGGGGTCGGCCTGTCGCTGATTTTCGGGGTTCTGGAAATCGTCAACTTCGCGCACGGGCAGATCTATACGCTCGGCGCACTGGCCCTGGCGTTGCTGGTTGGCCATTTCGGGTTCGGCTTCCTGCCGGCGGCGTTTGTGTCGGCGCTCGGCGTCGCCGCGTTCGGCTATCTCCTCTACGTGCTTTTCCTGCGGCATATCCGAAAGGGTGAGTTCGAGCGCGGCATCATCCTGACGCTCGGCATCGGCATCGTTGTCCAGAATGCGCTGATCTACTTCTACGGCGCCACGCCGCAAATCGTCGACACCGAGTTCAGCTTCAAGGACATCAGTTTCCTGGGGTTGCGGGTGGAGATGATCAAGGCGATCGCTGTCGGTTTCGCTATTGTTTCGATCACCACACTGCATCTCGTACTGACACGGACGCGGTTCGGCATGGCGATCCGGGCGCTGTCGCAAAATCGCGAGGCCGCTCTCGTCGTTGGCATGCGGCCCACTGTCATCGCCGGTCATGCGGTCGTGATCGGGACGGCTCTGGCAGGGCTTGCCGGTGCGGTGCTGGCGCCAGTCTTTACAGTCCATCCGCTGATGGGCGCGCCAATCCTGTTCAAGGCTTTCGCGATCGTCATCATCGGCGGTCTCGGGCACCTGCCGGGCGCCGTCGTCGCTAGCCTGATCATTGGCGTGTCCGAAAGCCTGGCCGGTGGCCTCGGGTCGGCCTCGCTGCAGGATGCGGCCGTGTTCCTGGTGATGATCGCGATGCTGCAGTTCCGGCCGATGGGTCTTTTCGGCAAAGGGGTCAGGATATGA
- a CDS encoding ABC transporter substrate-binding protein produces the protein MTMQKSIRIVAVLAAMALGTQLAAADPIMIGLSSPQTGGAAYLGQHQRWGAELAIEEINAAGGAIGQQLQLSVQDNQCNPTQGAASAEQLISVGKVSAIVGALCSSATLSIMPIIEKAGIPLVVETSTSPKITELAGVGGNKWTFRINPSDQELAIGLARYLIADGKIKKVAFAGEDTDYGRGGHAALKAVLEKNGVEVGNGDFFGRDTQDFSAFLARMGSDKPDAIAVYLNGADELNFLRQYRASGLTIPLTGRVEFSELQEGVVESGAINGATSVFPYSEQITVGDNTAFVERFRKKFGEVPNAQSYEGYTAIRLVADAIERAKSAEPGKIRDALQSASFKATLGDVLKFDDHHQAHPSAVILQIENSKVVVKGLFNT, from the coding sequence ATGACCATGCAGAAATCGATCCGTATCGTAGCCGTGCTCGCGGCAATGGCCCTTGGAACGCAGCTCGCCGCTGCCGATCCGATCATGATCGGGCTGAGCAGCCCGCAGACCGGCGGCGCGGCCTATCTCGGCCAGCATCAACGCTGGGGCGCGGAGCTCGCGATCGAGGAAATCAATGCGGCAGGCGGCGCTATTGGCCAGCAGCTCCAGCTCTCAGTCCAGGACAACCAGTGCAACCCCACACAGGGCGCCGCCAGCGCCGAACAGTTGATCAGCGTCGGCAAGGTTTCCGCCATCGTTGGCGCGCTCTGCAGTTCGGCCACGCTGAGCATCATGCCGATCATCGAAAAGGCAGGCATCCCGCTGGTGGTCGAGACGTCAACCTCGCCGAAAATCACCGAGCTGGCGGGTGTGGGCGGCAACAAATGGACATTCCGCATCAACCCGTCCGACCAGGAACTGGCAATCGGCCTCGCCCGCTACCTGATTGCGGACGGCAAGATCAAGAAAGTCGCCTTCGCTGGCGAGGACACTGATTACGGTCGCGGTGGTCATGCGGCCCTTAAGGCCGTGCTCGAGAAGAACGGCGTCGAGGTTGGCAATGGCGACTTCTTCGGCCGCGACACACAGGACTTCTCGGCCTTTCTAGCCCGCATGGGGTCGGACAAGCCGGACGCGATCGCCGTCTACCTCAATGGCGCGGACGAACTGAACTTCCTGCGGCAGTACCGCGCCTCCGGTCTGACCATCCCGCTGACAGGGCGTGTCGAGTTCTCGGAGCTCCAGGAAGGCGTTGTCGAAAGCGGTGCTATCAACGGCGCGACGAGCGTGTTCCCTTATTCTGAGCAGATCACGGTTGGCGACAACACAGCCTTTGTCGAGCGGTTCCGCAAGAAGTTTGGCGAGGTGCCGAATGCCCAGAGCTATGAGGGCTATACGGCCATCAGGCTGGTTGCCGACGCGATCGAGCGGGCGAAGTCGGCCGAGCCCGGCAAGATCCGTGATGCGCTGCAGAGTGCGTCCTTCAAGGCGACGCTGGGCGATGTGCTGAAATTCGATGATCATCACCAAGCCCATCCTTCGGCGGTGATTCTGCAGATCGAGAACAGCAAGGTGGTCGTCAAAGGGCTGTTCAACACCTGA